The following are encoded together in the Methanosarcina flavescens genome:
- the thiI gene encoding tRNA uracil 4-sulfurtransferase ThiI — MKKYSPNPSSSGHETQSDVVIIRYGELALKSAGVRNWYEKILMNNIAAMLDSRGIPYSQIRREWGRIFIETKDARAAEAAADVFGVVSTSPALSVEPTLESAAAVCAALAKDLVLEGESFAIRARRSGTHSFSSTDIGRTCGDAVWSILEKEGKHPRVNLSSPDKEIFVEMRQNLAYVYLRTFKGVGGLPLGTQGSMVVLMSGGLDSPVAAWLMMRRGVVIIPVYCNNSPYAENAARERAFDCIRQLQKWAPGHQFKTYEIPHGPNLQAFIDLCSRKNTCLLCKRMMYREAYEVMKREGASGIITGSSLGQVASQTAANMYAEIYQLAIPIYHPLIAFDKTEIIDIARKIGTYDISSRPAGSCTAVPERPEIEANYDLIVHEERKMDIETMVSNAMKAAKIIKL, encoded by the coding sequence ATGAAAAAATATAGCCCCAACCCTTCTTCTTCTGGGCATGAAACTCAATCTGACGTAGTCATAATACGCTATGGGGAACTCGCCCTTAAAAGCGCCGGAGTCCGGAACTGGTATGAGAAAATCCTTATGAATAATATTGCGGCAATGCTTGACTCGAGAGGTATTCCATATTCTCAGATACGGCGGGAGTGGGGAAGGATATTTATCGAGACTAAGGACGCCCGCGCGGCTGAAGCTGCTGCTGATGTTTTTGGAGTTGTCTCAACTTCCCCTGCATTGTCAGTAGAGCCTACTCTTGAGAGTGCAGCCGCTGTATGTGCTGCCCTGGCAAAGGACCTGGTTTTAGAAGGGGAGTCTTTTGCCATCAGGGCAAGAAGAAGCGGAACACATTCCTTTTCTTCAACGGACATCGGCAGGACCTGCGGGGATGCTGTCTGGAGCATACTGGAAAAAGAAGGGAAACATCCAAGGGTTAACCTGAGTTCTCCTGATAAGGAAATCTTTGTTGAGATGCGGCAAAATCTGGCTTATGTTTACCTGAGAACGTTTAAAGGAGTCGGTGGGCTTCCTCTTGGCACGCAGGGCAGTATGGTAGTTTTGATGTCAGGTGGGCTTGACTCTCCGGTTGCAGCCTGGCTTATGATGAGGCGCGGAGTTGTGATTATACCTGTCTATTGCAATAATTCTCCTTATGCCGAGAATGCGGCAAGAGAACGTGCTTTTGATTGTATTCGCCAGCTCCAGAAATGGGCTCCCGGACATCAGTTTAAGACTTATGAGATCCCTCATGGTCCGAACCTCCAGGCCTTTATTGACCTCTGCAGCCGGAAAAATACCTGTCTTTTATGCAAACGCATGATGTATCGGGAAGCCTACGAGGTTATGAAAAGAGAGGGTGCAAGCGGAATTATTACCGGCTCTTCCCTTGGACAGGTAGCTTCCCAGACCGCTGCCAACATGTATGCCGAAATCTATCAGCTCGCTATTCCTATTTATCATCCTTTAATTGCCTTTGATAAGACCGAGATTATAGATATTGCCCGCAAAATCGGAACATATGATATCTCCAGTCGGCCCGCAGGCAGTTGCACTGCCGTGCCGGAGCGGCCTGAAATAGAGGCAAACTATGACCTTATTGTGCATGAAGAAAGAAAAATGGACATCGAGACTATGGTTTCCAATGCTATGAAAGCCGCAAAAATCATTAAGTTATAA
- a CDS encoding response regulator, producing MDRIKILVVEDQTIVALNIKNKLKNLGYDVPCTAVSGEEAIKEAELKKVDLVLMDIMLKGNMDGIEAARIIKSRFGIPVIYLTACTDCETLERAEATEPEGYISKPFKEEDLYEIIETALLKSRSMKRK from the coding sequence ATGGATCGAATAAAAATTCTGGTTGTTGAAGACCAGACTATTGTGGCTCTTAATATTAAAAATAAGTTGAAAAATCTGGGTTATGACGTACCATGTACTGCAGTTTCAGGGGAAGAGGCTATAAAAGAAGCCGAACTTAAGAAGGTTGACCTCGTGTTAATGGATATTATGCTAAAAGGAAACATGGATGGGATTGAAGCTGCCCGGATTATTAAATCACGCTTCGGAATACCTGTAATCTACCTTACTGCCTGCACGGATTGTGAGACACTTGAGCGAGCTGAGGCAACAGAACCAGAGGGTTATATTTCGAAGCCTTTTAAAGAGGAGGATCTCTATGAGATTATAGAAACTGCTCTTCTTAAAAGCCGGTCAATGAAGAGAAAGTGA
- a CDS encoding AMP-binding protein, which produces MDLIEDSLGQYFEKQVAVDPDHEFIIYPDRNLRFTYGQFNERVNNLAKGLLAIGIKKGDHVGIWAKNVPDWLTFMFATAKIGAVLVTVNTAYKSHEVEYVLKQSDMKALALIDGFRDVDYLEIINGLVPELKSSERGRLKSKNFPHLKSVIYIGQEKHRGMYNTNELMLLGSHYPDDELREILASVTADDVVNMQYTSGTTGFPKGVMLTSKNILNNGLSIGDRQKFTHEDRLCLPVPLFHCFGIVLGVMAILTHRATLVMLEVFDPLLVLAAIQKEKCTAINGVPTMFIAEYTHPMFDMFDLSSLRTGIMAGSTCPIEAMKKVVNDMHCYQITSVYGLTEASPGITQTAVDDPLELRVETVGKHFPGVEVRVVDPSTNEPVPPNTVGEICCRGYNVMKGYYKMPEETRKVIDEDGWLHSGDLGTCDENGYYRITGRIKDMIIRGGENIYPREIEEFLHALPGVKDVQVVGIPDEKYGEIVGAFVILEKDADLTEADIRDYAIGKIARYKVPKHVFIVDEYPLTASGKIQKYKLRELAVELLKKQSENTTY; this is translated from the coding sequence ATGGATCTTATAGAAGACTCCCTCGGTCAGTACTTTGAAAAACAGGTGGCTGTAGATCCTGACCATGAATTTATTATTTACCCTGATAGGAATCTCCGTTTTACTTATGGGCAGTTCAACGAAAGGGTCAATAACCTTGCAAAAGGGCTGCTAGCTATAGGAATAAAAAAAGGGGATCATGTAGGAATCTGGGCAAAAAACGTTCCTGACTGGCTTACATTCATGTTTGCAACAGCTAAGATCGGGGCAGTACTTGTTACTGTAAATACTGCCTACAAAAGCCATGAAGTTGAGTACGTATTAAAGCAGTCCGATATGAAAGCCCTGGCTCTTATCGATGGTTTCAGGGATGTTGATTATCTTGAAATAATCAATGGACTGGTTCCCGAGCTAAAGAGTTCTGAGAGAGGACGACTGAAAAGCAAAAATTTCCCGCATCTCAAGAGCGTAATTTACATAGGGCAGGAAAAGCATAGAGGCATGTATAATACCAATGAACTCATGCTGCTTGGCAGTCACTATCCCGACGATGAGCTCAGGGAAATCCTAGCAAGTGTAACCGCGGATGATGTCGTAAATATGCAGTACACCTCAGGAACTACGGGTTTCCCGAAAGGAGTTATGCTTACCAGTAAAAACATTCTAAATAATGGGCTCTCCATAGGCGACCGCCAGAAATTCACTCATGAAGATCGTCTCTGTCTGCCTGTACCTCTTTTCCACTGCTTCGGGATCGTACTTGGAGTCATGGCGATTCTGACACACAGGGCAACGCTTGTTATGCTCGAAGTTTTTGATCCCCTGCTTGTGCTTGCGGCAATCCAGAAGGAAAAATGTACCGCTATTAATGGCGTGCCTACAATGTTTATTGCAGAGTATACGCACCCGATGTTCGATATGTTTGACCTTTCCTCCCTGAGAACCGGGATTATGGCTGGTTCTACCTGCCCCATAGAAGCCATGAAAAAGGTTGTAAACGACATGCATTGTTATCAGATTACGAGTGTGTACGGGCTGACTGAAGCTTCACCTGGTATCACTCAGACCGCAGTTGATGATCCTCTCGAACTCAGAGTAGAGACTGTAGGGAAGCATTTCCCTGGAGTTGAGGTCAGGGTAGTAGACCCAAGTACAAATGAACCTGTGCCTCCGAATACAGTTGGAGAAATTTGCTGTCGCGGATATAATGTAATGAAAGGCTACTATAAAATGCCTGAAGAAACGAGAAAAGTGATTGACGAGGATGGCTGGCTGCACAGCGGGGATCTTGGGACCTGTGACGAGAACGGCTATTACAGGATCACAGGCAGGATTAAAGACATGATCATCCGGGGAGGTGAAAACATTTACCCCAGGGAAATTGAAGAATTCCTTCACGCCTTACCCGGAGTAAAAGACGTCCAGGTTGTGGGAATTCCTGACGAGAAATACGGAGAAATTGTAGGAGCTTTTGTAATTCTCGAAAAGGACGCAGACCTTACCGAAGCTGACATAAGGGATTATGCTATAGGCAAGATCGCCCGTTATAAGGTTCCCAAGCATGTCTTCATCGTGGATGAATATCCCCTGACTGCAAGCGGGAAGATTCAAAAATACAAACTCAGGGAGCTGGCTGTAGAACTTCTTAAAAAGCAGAGTGAAAACACCACTTACTAA
- a CDS encoding acyl-CoA thioesterase: MFSTIVSPRFGDIDGLGHVNNTVLPVWFEIGRNPIFRLFSPDLDLSPDVWHLILVRTEFDFLRQMYFRSDVEIRTFITKIGNSSFTVGHEAWQDGELKVRGQAVLVYYDFKLQKAIPLPDSIRDTLKAHMLPAMDTTEMDTDSPCSI; encoded by the coding sequence ATGTTCAGTACAATTGTTAGTCCACGATTTGGGGACATAGACGGGCTTGGGCATGTAAATAACACTGTCCTCCCTGTCTGGTTCGAAATTGGAAGAAACCCGATATTCCGGCTTTTTTCCCCGGATCTTGATCTCAGTCCTGATGTGTGGCATTTGATTCTTGTCAGAACAGAATTTGATTTTCTACGCCAGATGTATTTCAGGTCTGATGTGGAAATAAGAACTTTTATTACAAAGATCGGAAACAGCTCCTTTACTGTCGGGCATGAGGCCTGGCAGGATGGAGAGCTTAAGGTCAGAGGTCAGGCAGTGCTGGTCTATTATGACTTCAAGCTCCAGAAAGCAATCCCTCTTCCTGATTCGATCCGAGATACCCTAAAAGCACATATGCTCCCTGCAATGGACACCACTGAAATGGATACGGATTCTCCCTGCTCGATATGA
- a CDS encoding helix-turn-helix domain-containing protein has translation MIEENRVGSKIRQLREAKEMTVEELAEASQSSEELIQQLENGALVPSLTPLLKIARALGVRLGTFLDDMPQSGPVIIRAGRSENVVRFSGKTEKPKKSALEFYSLASDKADRHMEPFIIDIHPSPDESHQLSSHEGEEFIYVLSGEIEIFYGKDVQRLNAGDSIYYDSIVPHDVHAAGEEDAKILAVVYAPL, from the coding sequence ATGATAGAAGAGAACCGTGTCGGTAGTAAGATACGCCAGCTTAGAGAAGCCAAGGAAATGACCGTTGAAGAACTGGCTGAAGCCAGTCAGAGCAGCGAGGAATTAATCCAGCAGCTAGAAAATGGAGCCCTGGTTCCGTCCTTAACGCCTCTTTTAAAGATTGCCCGGGCTTTAGGCGTCCGCCTCGGTACTTTTCTGGACGATATGCCCCAGAGCGGGCCTGTAATTATCAGAGCAGGACGATCCGAGAACGTAGTCCGTTTTTCGGGAAAAACTGAGAAACCCAAAAAGAGTGCTCTTGAATTCTACTCTCTTGCCTCGGATAAAGCAGACCGCCACATGGAACCTTTTATTATTGACATCCACCCTTCCCCCGACGAGAGCCACCAGCTCTCTTCTCACGAAGGAGAGGAATTCATCTATGTCCTGTCAGGAGAGATCGAGATTTTTTACGGAAAGGACGTTCAGAGGCTGAACGCAGGGGACAGCATCTATTATGACTCCATTGTCCCGCACGATGTTCACGCAGCAGGAGAAGAGGATGCAAAAATTCTGGCTGTAGTGTACGCTCCCCTGTAA
- a CDS encoding NADH:flavin oxidoreductase, whose translation MIFDPITVCNLELQNRFVRSATHEYLAEEDGTPTSRLGDVYEELAKNEVGLIITGYSYVLPGGQSDILQQGIYDDRFIEPYRKITERVHRYRSKIVLQIVHGGRQANVSDEYPVPIAPSAVKDGHSAVVPREMTEEEILEIIEAFTKAAVRAKKAGFDGVQLHCAHGFLLSNFISPYTNRRTDSWGGSVENRTRIITKIVRRIKEETGNSFPILVKLNATDGFQPGCSKKAEIGLDITQAVEIAKLLEKAGVCAIEVSGGIGEAGGVTIRTAINAPAKEAYFRDCSKKIKDAVNIPIILVGGIRSLQIINYLLENGFADLVSMSRVFISEPDIVLKFKSGQVKKARCVSCNLCFDPEGISCNFQFE comes from the coding sequence ATGATTTTTGACCCTATCACTGTCTGTAACCTGGAGCTCCAGAACCGTTTTGTAAGGTCTGCAACACACGAATATCTGGCTGAGGAAGACGGGACGCCAACCTCAAGGCTTGGAGATGTTTATGAAGAGCTTGCCAAAAACGAAGTCGGGCTTATAATAACCGGCTATTCCTATGTTCTTCCTGGCGGGCAGAGTGATATTTTACAGCAAGGGATCTATGATGACCGTTTTATTGAACCTTATAGGAAGATAACAGAAAGGGTTCACAGGTACAGAAGCAAAATCGTTCTCCAGATCGTGCATGGAGGGCGGCAGGCAAATGTTTCGGACGAATATCCTGTTCCTATCGCTCCTTCGGCAGTAAAAGACGGGCACTCAGCGGTTGTACCGAGAGAAATGACCGAAGAGGAAATCCTGGAGATAATCGAAGCTTTTACAAAAGCGGCTGTCAGGGCAAAAAAGGCAGGTTTTGACGGAGTGCAGCTCCACTGTGCCCACGGCTTCCTCTTGAGTAACTTTATCTCCCCCTACACCAACAGGCGGACTGACAGCTGGGGAGGCTCGGTGGAAAACCGGACAAGGATAATCACGAAAATTGTCAGGCGCATAAAAGAAGAGACAGGAAATTCTTTTCCCATTCTGGTCAAACTGAATGCAACCGATGGTTTCCAGCCTGGCTGCTCAAAGAAGGCTGAAATCGGACTCGATATTACGCAGGCGGTAGAAATCGCAAAGTTGCTTGAGAAAGCCGGAGTCTGTGCGATTGAGGTCAGCGGAGGAATAGGTGAGGCAGGTGGGGTAACTATAAGAACCGCAATCAATGCTCCTGCCAAAGAAGCGTATTTCAGGGACTGCTCTAAAAAAATAAAAGATGCTGTGAATATCCCGATCATTCTTGTAGGTGGGATCAGGTCGCTTCAGATTATTAATTACCTTCTTGAAAACGGGTTTGCAGACCTTGTTTCAATGAGCAGGGTGTTTATAAGCGAACCTGATATTGTTCTGAAATTCAAATCAGGGCAGGTTAAAAAAGCAAGATGCGTTTCCTGTAATCTTTGTTTTGATCCAGAAGGCATAAGCTGCAACTTTCAATTTGAGTAA
- the msrA gene encoding peptide-methionine (S)-S-oxide reductase MsrA, translating into MEENRTAETNPDFLENPGGGLEKATFAAGCFWGIEMAFRQVKGVVATAVGFSGGHFEHPTYEQVCTFDTGHAEAVRVIFDPKVVSYETLLDVFWKIHDPTTKDRQGLDVGKQYRSVIFYHNEEQKAAALASKEKLEKSGAFKNPIVTEIVPVSEFYMAEEYHQQYYEKKGFLQDVLRSLKK; encoded by the coding sequence GTGGAAGAAAATCGAACCGCTGAAACGAATCCGGATTTCCTCGAGAATCCCGGGGGCGGCCTGGAAAAAGCAACCTTTGCTGCCGGCTGCTTCTGGGGCATTGAAATGGCTTTCCGGCAGGTTAAAGGGGTGGTTGCAACCGCGGTTGGTTTCAGCGGCGGGCACTTTGAACACCCGACCTATGAACAGGTTTGTACCTTTGACACCGGGCACGCCGAAGCAGTTCGGGTCATTTTCGACCCGAAAGTGGTGTCTTACGAGACTCTGCTTGACGTCTTCTGGAAAATCCATGACCCTACTACAAAGGATAGGCAGGGTCTCGATGTAGGTAAACAATATCGCTCAGTCATCTTTTACCATAACGAGGAGCAAAAGGCTGCTGCTCTGGCTTCAAAAGAAAAGCTTGAAAAATCAGGGGCTTTCAAAAATCCCATAGTGACCGAGATTGTACCGGTTTCGGAGTTCTATATGGCTGAGGAATATCATCAGCAGTACTATGAGAAAAAGGGTTTTCTGCAAGATGTACTCAGAAGCTTGAAGAAATGA
- a CDS encoding YbhB/YbcL family Raf kinase inhibitor-like protein, whose translation MNRKAGTVILVFLLAGMLFTSGCVQNEKAETPVKAETPVKAETPVNNESAEAGKGDENMNIKSIKVFSSAFAANGSIPGKYTCDGINVNPPLEFEGIPEEAESLVLIVDDPDAPMKTFTHWIVWNIEPIAKIEEDSIPGVEGINDFKKIGYGGPCPPSGTHRFFFRVYALDKQLELKAGAGRKDLENEMIGHIIAEGELIGKYSKK comes from the coding sequence ATGAACAGAAAAGCCGGTACAGTTATTCTGGTATTCTTGCTTGCGGGAATGCTCTTTACATCGGGATGTGTTCAAAATGAGAAGGCAGAGACACCTGTAAAGGCAGAGACACCTGTAAAGGCAGAGACACCTGTAAATAATGAGTCTGCCGAAGCCGGCAAAGGGGACGAAAACATGAATATTAAAAGTATAAAAGTTTTTAGCAGCGCATTTGCAGCTAATGGTAGTATTCCAGGAAAGTATACTTGCGACGGAATAAATGTAAATCCGCCTCTGGAATTTGAAGGCATTCCTGAAGAAGCCGAAAGTTTGGTGCTTATAGTAGACGACCCTGACGCTCCCATGAAAACTTTTACGCACTGGATTGTCTGGAATATTGAACCTATAGCAAAAATAGAGGAAGACAGCATACCCGGGGTTGAAGGAATAAATGATTTCAAGAAAATAGGATATGGCGGGCCATGTCCACCCTCGGGCACACACAGGTTTTTCTTCCGGGTTTATGCTCTGGACAAGCAGCTCGAGCTTAAAGCAGGCGCAGGGAGAAAAGACCTTGAGAATGAAATGATAGGACATATTATTGCCGAAGGGGAATTAATCGGAAAATACAGCAAAAAATGA
- a CDS encoding DUF362 domain-containing protein → MVVVGLSRNKDTLESVRAAVELAGGLGIEEGSTVLIRPNANTADLPPGSTNPEILKGAIREARRCNPGKIIVAEKSMTTLDTEMVLRKLGLWQAAEAERADEILTFDHMKRSHVKPEGAFSWPEGFYVPEFLASVDYVIALPVIKTHWTATFTMGLKSQISITADRDRRQLPHGQHKDVLFGSMIAESNLVYKPNFYISDATKCFVTGGPDLGTLKEPGIVMACSDVIANDAVGLALLKTLGTVPKIQEHSVWVQPQIRRAVELGLGIRSREEITVKGSGVEEIEEILANLT, encoded by the coding sequence ATGGTAGTTGTTGGTCTTTCAAGAAACAAAGACACACTGGAGTCAGTAAGAGCGGCAGTTGAGCTCGCAGGAGGGCTTGGAATAGAAGAAGGATCCACTGTACTGATCCGTCCTAACGCAAACACCGCAGACCTGCCTCCTGGCTCTACAAACCCAGAAATACTGAAGGGCGCTATACGGGAAGCAAGGAGATGCAATCCGGGAAAAATTATTGTTGCCGAAAAGTCGATGACCACGCTGGATACTGAGATGGTACTCAGGAAGCTTGGGCTCTGGCAGGCGGCTGAAGCCGAAAGAGCGGATGAGATCCTTACCTTTGACCACATGAAACGCTCACATGTGAAACCTGAAGGCGCTTTTTCCTGGCCCGAGGGATTTTACGTTCCTGAGTTTCTGGCTTCTGTGGATTACGTGATTGCGCTTCCGGTTATCAAGACCCACTGGACTGCAACATTTACCATGGGCTTGAAATCCCAGATCAGCATAACCGCAGACCGTGATAGGAGGCAGCTTCCTCATGGTCAGCACAAGGACGTGCTTTTCGGGAGTATGATTGCCGAATCAAATCTTGTTTACAAACCTAACTTTTACATCTCAGACGCCACAAAATGTTTTGTGACTGGCGGCCCTGACCTGGGAACCCTTAAAGAGCCTGGCATTGTAATGGCATGCTCTGATGTAATTGCAAATGATGCTGTGGGGCTTGCTCTGCTGAAAACCCTTGGGACTGTTCCGAAAATTCAGGAACACTCGGTATGGGTTCAACCCCAGATCAGAAGAGCAGTAGAACTTGGACTGGGGATACGCAGCAGGGAAGAAATAACAGTAAAAGGCTCAGGAGTTGAGGAGATTGAAGAAATTCTTGCTAATCTTACCTGA
- a CDS encoding potassium channel family protein, producing the protein MFPKEFRYSPKNIKDLLTEMKDTSELMVDLAYTAMIYDDEDIAQEVLNLEDKMDTLDYHIKMAAMLSTRRVDEAEGLLGVLQVAACSENIANAAGDIAKIVLMNMGIPMELKVALREAEETVVRATIAAESVMAGRTLGDLELDLETGMWVIAIRRNEDWIYDPDKETRLRQGDVLIARGHDEGVPLFFEMATTRKFIPKEIEHNKILKDLEHAVDIIVDMKNMSELSVGLAYSAILFDNEDIAYEVSALESEMDSMKYELQHWVLETAKHVEDVNMLRGILHLASASEAISDAAYGIADTVLRDIELHPIITLAVRNSEEVITRLQVEKCSPIVGKTFFELKLETETGLHVMAIKRADRWVYTPKGNTVIQAGDMLIARGSRIGEGALIEMCECKLDQ; encoded by the coding sequence ATGTTCCCTAAAGAATTCAGATACAGTCCAAAGAATATCAAAGATCTTTTGACTGAGATGAAGGATACTTCCGAACTCATGGTAGATCTTGCATACACTGCAATGATCTATGATGACGAGGATATTGCACAAGAAGTACTCAATCTTGAAGACAAGATGGATACCCTCGACTACCATATAAAAATGGCTGCGATGTTAAGCACACGCAGGGTTGACGAAGCCGAAGGGCTCCTTGGTGTTTTACAGGTTGCTGCGTGTTCAGAGAATATCGCAAATGCCGCTGGGGATATTGCGAAAATTGTGCTCATGAATATGGGCATTCCGATGGAGCTGAAAGTTGCTCTCAGGGAAGCAGAAGAAACCGTAGTCAGGGCAACAATCGCTGCGGAATCTGTAATGGCAGGACGTACGCTTGGCGATCTCGAACTTGATCTTGAGACAGGCATGTGGGTTATTGCTATTCGGAGAAATGAAGACTGGATTTATGATCCTGACAAGGAAACCCGCCTGCGCCAGGGTGATGTTCTGATTGCCAGAGGGCATGATGAAGGAGTCCCTCTTTTCTTCGAAATGGCCACGACAAGGAAATTTATCCCGAAAGAAATCGAGCATAATAAAATTTTAAAAGATCTTGAGCATGCCGTGGATATTATCGTGGATATGAAGAATATGTCCGAACTGTCTGTAGGGCTTGCATACTCAGCTATTCTCTTTGACAATGAAGACATAGCATATGAGGTCAGCGCCCTGGAATCCGAAATGGATTCCATGAAATACGAACTTCAGCACTGGGTACTTGAGACCGCAAAGCATGTTGAGGATGTAAACATGCTCAGGGGAATTCTGCACCTTGCAAGTGCTTCAGAAGCGATTTCCGACGCTGCCTATGGAATTGCGGATACCGTACTCAGGGATATTGAACTCCACCCAATTATTACTCTCGCAGTCAGGAATTCCGAAGAGGTTATAACCAGGCTCCAGGTTGAGAAATGTTCTCCCATAGTCGGAAAGACTTTCTTTGAGCTGAAGCTTGAGACGGAAACCGGACTTCATGTAATGGCAATCAAGAGAGCTGACCGCTGGGTCTATACTCCAAAAGGGAATACTGTTATCCAGGCAGGAGATATGCTCATTGCACGAGGCTCAAGAATTGGCGAAGGGGCACTTATAGAAATGTGTGAATGCAAACTGGACCAGTAG
- a CDS encoding magnesium transporter codes for MSILVGQILNSREEHLISMPAILILIPSLIKIGGDTGSMLGARLSSALHMGLGDNLRSNPVVRNSVIAASIVGFISSISVSILVFLASNLFGFGMPLLTLLQISLIAVAIELTVVYSATVAIAFASHRFGIDPDDTVIPFIASLGDLVGVAGILTALHLLNIL; via the coding sequence ATGTCAATTCTCGTAGGGCAGATTCTGAACTCAAGAGAAGAACACCTTATATCCATGCCAGCGATACTGATTCTTATTCCATCCCTTATCAAGATCGGGGGGGATACCGGCAGCATGCTTGGGGCAAGGCTCTCATCGGCGCTCCATATGGGGCTTGGGGATAATCTTAGAAGTAACCCAGTTGTACGTAACAGCGTAATTGCTGCTTCAATTGTAGGGTTTATTTCATCGATTTCTGTCAGCATACTGGTCTTTCTGGCAAGCAACTTGTTTGGCTTCGGAATGCCTCTTCTCACCCTCCTGCAAATCAGCCTGATAGCTGTTGCCATAGAGCTTACAGTTGTGTATTCCGCAACGGTAGCCATCGCCTTTGCCTCCCACCGATTTGGGATCGATCCGGATGATACAGTTATACCTTTCATAGCAAGCCTTGGAGACTTAGTCGGCGTTGCAGGAATTTTAACAGCCCTGCATCTGTTAAACATTTTATAA
- a CDS encoding magnesium transporter: MPPESQRDEDIFESQYIDKYLSEYASVSSIVREALPFELIATVGGVIAGIIFSGMTAELEMIPGLLVIYPGVLGLRGNISSTLGSRLGSAIHLGLITDLDRSNPELMNNIYGSLILSVIIAVVLGVLGHFVTLALGFESAGVLKLTLICVISAFTSGIILSIVAALLAIGMFRFGFDPDNVVTPSIATLGDIVSMLMLFISAKLVVML; the protein is encoded by the coding sequence ATGCCCCCAGAGTCTCAAAGGGACGAAGATATTTTTGAGTCCCAGTATATTGATAAATACCTCAGCGAGTACGCTAGTGTTTCGTCAATAGTACGTGAGGCGCTACCCTTTGAACTTATTGCTACTGTGGGGGGAGTTATTGCAGGAATAATCTTCTCGGGGATGACAGCCGAACTTGAGATGATTCCTGGACTGCTTGTGATCTATCCTGGTGTGCTGGGGCTTCGAGGAAATATTTCATCTACTCTTGGCTCAAGGCTTGGCAGTGCAATTCACCTTGGGTTGATTACAGACCTTGACAGGAGTAATCCCGAACTCATGAATAATATCTATGGTTCCCTTATCCTGAGTGTTATTATTGCCGTAGTTCTCGGGGTTCTGGGGCACTTTGTGACCCTTGCCCTGGGCTTCGAAAGTGCCGGTGTCCTTAAACTTACCCTTATCTGTGTGATTTCAGCCTTTACATCCGGGATAATTCTCTCGATTGTTGCGGCTCTGCTGGCTATAGGAATGTTCAGGTTCGGCTTTGATCCTGACAACGTTGTAACGCCTTCGATTGCAACCCTGGGAGATATTGTCTCCATGCTCATGCTTTTCATCTCGGCAAAACTGGTGGTGATGCTTTGA